Part of the Notamacropus eugenii isolate mMacEug1 chromosome 5, mMacEug1.pri_v2, whole genome shotgun sequence genome is shown below.
acccagggattatatgaacacaattacaagacactttttgcacaaataaagtcagatttaagtaagtggaaaaacattagttgctcatgggtaggccgtgctaatataataaaaatgacaattctacctaaattaatttacttatttagtgccataccaattaaactatcagacaattattttctagagctggataaaataatatcaaaattcatttggaaaacaaaaggtccagaatatcagagggcctaatgaaaagaaatgcttgggaaggtggcctagcactaccagacctcaaattgtactataaagcagcagttatcaaaaccacttggtattggctaagaaacagagaggtagacaagtggaatagacttggcactcaagacgcagtaggcaaggaatacagcaaccttctgtctgataaacccaaggaccccagcttctgggataagaactcactgtctgacaaaaattgctgggaaaactggataacagtgtggtggaaattaggaatagacccatacctgacactgcacacaagaataaagtccaaatgggtacatgatttaggtataaagattgataccatgaataaactggagaagcaaggaatagtgtatttatcagatttatggagaagggaagaattttttactaaaggagagatagaaagcattatgaaatgcaaaatggataattttgattacattaaactgagaagtttttgcacaaccaaacccaatgcaaccaaaatccggagggatatagtaaattgggaaagaatttttacagctaagctcagggataaaggcctcatatctagaatatatagagaactgactcaaatgtataatcatacaagtcattccccaattgataaatgatcaaaggatatgaacaggcaattttcagaggaagaaattaaaagatatctataatcatatgaaaaaatgctctaaatcactgttgactagagagatgcaaatcaaaacaactctgaggtaccacatcacacctataagattggcaaacatgacagaacaagaaatagacaaatgctggagaggatgtgggagagttggaacactaattcattgttggtggagctgcaagcgcatccaaccattctggagagcaatttggaactatgcccaaagggctacaaaaatgtgcataccctttgactaggactgtatccccaagagatcataaaaatgggacagggtctcacatgtacaaaaatatttatagcagcactctttgtagttgccaaaaactggaagtcaaggggatgtccatcaattggggaatggctgaataaattatggtatatgaatgtaatggagtactattgtgccataagaaatgatgaacaagaagacttcagagaggcctggaaggacttatatgacctgatgctgagtgaaaggagcaggaccaggagaactttgtgcacagcaacgaccacagtgtgagagagtttttctggtagacttggaattttgtaataacgcaagaacttcttaaaaaaaaacaataataaaatcccaattgtggttctctaaggcaaaatgccttccacactcagagaaagaaatatggaagtcattcgcagaatgtagcagatcatgtttgtgtatgtgtgtgtttttgtgtatcatgttttgatttgttatatgatttcttccatttattttagtctgactacatagcatgactatagtgaaaatgtactcaataggaaagtatatgtagaacctatacagaacggtatgcagtcatggggagggaggggggtagtggggggtaggtgtgggggggataaaatctcaattgtatgggagtgattgttaaacattaaaaaataatttaaaaaaaaaaaaagatcagaacaGCCTCAGAGTCCCTGGGTCAGGCAAGAAGTTTAGAGGAAGGAAGACTATACAAGGTGTGTTGCTCCTATCATATTCTCTACCTCTAGCTATAAGATCCTTATCCAGGAACTTCTATCTCTGAAGGTGTCAAAGTGGTCCTGCACACCAGCAGTTCAATGTGTCCCCAATATTTTCTAGGGAGTGAATACCCAGCTACACAATATTTTCCACCCATCTACTCAAGAGTAACttaaggaaaacaggaaaaaaaaatggcttcAATATTAGCAAGTATGACTTTCACACCTCCAAGATTTTTGTTTCTTAGTATTTCTTCTCCACACCTCCTTTATTTTTCGTTTAGATGATTTTTCTATCTCCCCCAAGAGATGCTTTGTCCCCTCCCATTGCAGCAGAAAAGCTACTTCAATAACGCATTTCAAAATCCTAGTGAGGATTTcgaaaaaatgaaaagggcagaAAATACCATATGATCTCTATATCTCTAGAATATAAGTAAAGGGGCTCAGATCCACCTTACCCACACTTCTGAAGGCCCTGTGATAAGGACCCGCCAATGGAATGTCCCTCCAAGTTAGGGGTCCCTGAATGGGCTGATTGAGTTCCTTATTGATAGCAATGTAGGCAGTGTGAGAAGAGACAACTCCCGACTGAAGGCTAACATCCACCACTCTTTTCTTCACTTCTGCAGCATCCTGTAAGTTGCCCTCAAGGGTCTGGATCAAGGACTTGGCAGCCAGGCGATGAATGGTCAGTCTGAAACAACACAATCTTCTGTGCTACCTATGGGCACCTGGGAAGGCAGTCCTAACCCCTAATTCCTAATGATTCCCAACAACTGGGGAAAGCAaatggcaattaaaaaaaataaatgtctggGTTCACAGGAGAGAGATtaatgggaaagggaggaagagaacccTCAAAAAGAGGcagatgaaaaaggagggaggaagcacCAAGGATTCTTACTTGTCATCTGCTTTGGCATCCAGGGAGAATGGCACTGTGTTCCTGAAGCCTTCACCTTGGAGTGTGTAGCAAAGACATACTTCACCTGCTGCCTGTTTGGACTAGAAGAAGATAAGGAAAGAGGTCAGGGAGCAGACTGCCCATTAAGGAGAGTCTTGAGGTCTAAATCACAAGCATAAGATCATAGCCATAGAGCTTGCAGTGACCTCAGAAGACACAGAgtctgactccctcattttacataactGGGAACAGAGGCCCAAAGGAGCTCAGTGACTTGTCCCTGATCATAAGTCATAGTCATTTGAGGTGATAAATGAACCCATGTCCTTGGAATCCAGAGGCATGCCTCTGTCCCATATACTGCACCAGATCAGAGTGGAATAATATTCAGGAAAAAACATTATCAAGGTCCACGTATaccagaagggaaaggaaattagaGCACTTGTTCCTGCCTTCCACATgccatcttccagatgaatagATAAACCACCCATTGCCAGAAAAGGAAAAGCCCAGGACCGTGTTTGGACATTGGTTCCACAACCATGGGACCCAAAAGTAGGGAGGGGGACTTACTGAATTTTCCCCTTTCAACTGTGCATAGATGATTAACTTCTGACCCCTGAAGATGACAGTAGGAGCTGCTGAGAGAAGGGCACAGTTTGTCCCAGGGGGCAGAGTCCAGGTGAGGGAGACATCCTGTACCACTGGCTGCAGGGCCCGCTTGAGGGACCTAAGGGCCTGGGGGAACACAATGGAAGCTGCAGTacttgagctggaagagacccctAGAAAAGGAGGATTTATAGGAAGGGAGGAACTTGATGGAAGATAAGTAAGGGCTGAAAGACATTTCCTCCCTCTTGGTCATGTGAGAAACCTGGCTTCAACCTTCTGCCAAACTCCTGAACATATCACTGCAATCTGTGCCCCAattctttttgtcatttatgggaaaattgggattgTGGGATTTTTACAATCAACAGCAAAAGTAAATCCAAGGTGTAGAGCCAGAACCTCCAGGACACAAGGAAAGGTCCCAGGCAGGCTTTATATCTTTCCTCGCCTTCATGCCCATGTCCCTTAGGCATCTGTCTGTCATGACCAGAGACTTTCCCAGGGAACAACCTGTGGTTCATGACACACAGTAAGGTCTCCACTGCCCCACACTCAAGAGCTCTCAGGTCTACAGCTGGGAAGGCTGTAGAAAGGGAAAGTTCCCTCTTCACCCACCAGGCACATTTTCCAACCATCTCCAAACAAAAATCATCAGAGCACAGGGTGTGGGGAGAAGGACACATCCCTGCTCAGGGAGCTCTTGTGGGGCCTCGGTGTAGAACAGATGCTTTTGGAAAACAGAAAaccaggtcaccttgggctgcaTTCTATCCATGCCTGTGATGAATTCTGCAGTGCCCCCACCTGCCCGAGCTACACCTTTAATAAGGCTGGTGGAAGCCCCTTCTCCAATTCCAAAAGAGAAACACCTGCAATGAGAAGACAGAAGCTGGCCAAAGGAAGTCTCAGGAAAGGGTTCCTAACCCCTGCTTCAGTGGGGAATGACAGGACAGATGTCTTAGGGGGTGGAGTCCTAATGAGTGATCACATACCCAGCCATTTACAGATCATCATCACAGAACCATAGATATTAGGCAGGAAGAAACCCCTGAGGCTGGCTGGCCCAAATCAAATAATATGAAGGtattacagatgaacaaactgaggcccagagccaCAGGGAACAAGTTATGTGTCACAGGCTAAATCCTGAAAACCATACCTATGATTCTGACTGTGACGTTGAACTTCAGCAATGACCTTCCATGTATCACACACCTCTCCATCTGTGAAGAGGAAGAGCTGCAGAGGGAGACAAGCAGGCACAGATCCTGTGAACGTCGCATCAGGTGCCTCAGCCCAGGGCTCTCCTCACCCAAACTACAGCAGCTGTCCCAACATAGAGCAGGCTACTTCACTATTCAGTTTCACATTATTGTGGGTCTATAAGGGGATGCTGGATGGCCACTTCTCAGCAGAAATGTAGATGTGATTAGAACTGGGATATAGGCTTGTGGCAAGAAgaaagtaataagcatttatgaagaacCTACCatctgccagacactgtgctaagcactttaaaaatatcttatctGTGACACATTCATTCAGGGCACCTGAGAGGTTTCAGAGCCTCCAAAAGCATAGTCTGGGTCTTCTGTGAGTGGGACCTTTTACTGGAACCCTGCAGAGATTTGGGGAGGTAATGGGTGTAATAGAAAGAATGATGGACCCACTGTCCACCAGTAAAGACTGGGCTTGGAGGCCATCTCTATCACTTAAATAGTCCTGtggccatgagcaagtcactcaacccaaAACTTTAGTTGGCCCAACTGTAAAGTGGAGACAATAATATCTGTACAAACAACCTCACAATGTTGTTCTAATAATCAAACAACATATATTGGATCTTTATCACTGATGTAATTTCTTCTGTGTCATTTGCATCATAAATTGCTATTTGAATTTTCAGTTCTTATTATATACCCAGTAAGTCTCATTCCTAGTGCAAGGGATGAGACTCTTCTTATGGGAGGAGAGATTATTAGACTTTCTGAGTCTGTCCTTACCAGTGCTGTAATATGGGGTAGTTAGGTGGCCCAAAGGTTAGAGcttcagccctggagtcaggaggacttaagcCTTAATGCAGCTTCAGACGgttactacctgggtgactctgggcaagtcattttaccccagGTGCCTCCAAATTAACCTGATCACTGCTGCCTTCAGATAGGATGAATGCTAAGGACCCATCAATTCAACAAGACTAGTGTCTCCCTTTGTCCCAGTCCCAGTTGCTCACCTGCCGAGGATAGCCTGGCCTGCAGGATTTGCTATAAATGTTCTTCAGTGGCTCTAAGATTTCAGTTCCTCCCAGGTTAGCTTGCAAAGCCTGTACTCTCCGCACAGCCTTCTCCATGGACTGCTGCGTGTACTCCACACTGTCTCTGAGACACATACATGAGACTTCCTTGAGGGACATTTTCCAGCAGTGTCAGGAACTTAAGCCTCCTCCCCCTGTCATAAGCCCCAGTTCCAAAGACAGGTCTTGTTCTACAAATTCTCTAGCTATGGTATTTTTAATATCTTCCTTTAAACTTCTTCTTTTACCCTCCATCCTCCTCTCCAGCTCTGTGACTCTAGCCAGAGACTCACGGAAAGAATGACTCAAAGGATGATCCAAATCCATAGATATTGAAAAAACAGCCAAGGGGCAAACTCTTCAACAGTAAGACCAAAGTGTCCTGAGTAAGAGGAAAGGTAGAGAAgatgttaaaagaaaaaggaagtctGCTCTTTTCCATCCTTGAAATACTTGGTTCCCACCCTGTTTTCCCTTTCATGATTTCAGTCCCAATGAGTTACACTTAAAGTGTTCACATTCCAATTCAGCCCAACACAAGCAAATAGTCAGTAACTTACAAGATTAATCAAATCCCATAAGTTCCATTTTCACTCCTGGAAAAACGTTTAGGCAATAGGgatataaaagggaagaaaagctGATACCTTGGCACTGTCTATGCGCAACTGGGCATCTTCTCTGCTATTCATTGGGGATGACATGCTCCCTGAGCAGTCCATGATGAAGATAAATTCACTAGTGCTGTCTCCTTGAGTCTCAGGGATGCTAGGGTAGAAACTCACCATAACAGCTGGATCTCCCATCAGGGAACCTACccagagtttaaaaaaatattaaataaaatt
Proteins encoded:
- the LOC140506086 gene encoding von Willebrand factor A domain-containing protein 5A-like isoform X7 produces the protein MSVQSALAALPDQTLGPLFCIFSRVKMSQGGPLSWLLCGCTAAVWTREKNGNSWKGRLWHGSGLDLSFTMEYPCGLLTRSKQPVPLKSISVAVSIREFVADVSATLDYKNEEADPVEAFFVFPMDEDSAVYSFQALVDGKNIVAEIQEKQQAQENYENAISQGQQAFLLEQDSSSGDIFSCSVGNLPPGQKASVTLSYVQELSLEADGAVRFVLPAILNPRYLLQESAEANNITSQIPRVPGKELPYTFSVSANVCSSNGIEKVESNCALSPLQYLEDDKTVAQVALAEGHQFDRDVEILVYYREVNTPSVSVEMAQADAKPGSLMGDPAVMVSFYPSIPETQGDSTSEFIFIMDCSGSMSSPMNSREDAQLRIDSAKDTLVLLLKSLPLGCFFNIYGFGSSFESFFPDSVEYTQQSMEKAVRRVQALQANLGGTEILEPLKNIYSKSCRPGYPRQLFLFTDGEVCDTWKVIAEVQRHSQNHRCFSFGIGEGASTSLIKGVARAGGGTAEFITGMDRMQPKALRSLKRALQPVVQDVSLTWTLPPGTNCALLSAAPTVIFRGQKLIIYAQLKGENSSKQAAGEVCLCYTLQGEGFRNTVPFSLDAKADDKLTIHRLAAKSLIQTLEGNLQDAAEVKKRVVDVSLQSGVVSSHTAYIAINKELNQPIQGPLTWRDIPLAGPYHRAFRSVGFFWGNILWFFHGHQRGAESIY